Sequence from the Pelotomaculum isophthalicicum JI genome:
AAGCTTGCCGGTTTACAATCTCAGTGGGCTGAATCAAAGGACCCGGCTGATTTATACCAATTAGCGGCGGCGATCTTTCATAACGAGATGCTTTACTATAACCACTTATGGGCAGGGGAGCGGCAATACTACAACTGGCTGGGATATATCAACGAAACGGGCCACGGACACGCGCCGGCGGAAATGGCTGTTTTCGTCCGGGATCTGATCAACTACAACCATAGCCTGCCGTATTTTCAGCAGGTCTGCCAGGATCAGTCCGTAGCGCCGGAGCTAAGGGCTAAAGCGCTTTACTCCACCGGCCTTTGTTACATCGGCCTGGACGAGTGGGGAGAGGACGCCTCGTTCGCCTTCAACTCGTCTGATATTCAGGGGAAAATCATTTCCACCTACCAGCAATTTGTCAAAGAATACCCGGATAGCAACATGGCCGACGATGCGCTACTGGCGCTCGGCGCATACACCGGAGATGTCACTTACCCGCAAAGAATATTGAAAGAGTACCCTGAGAGCGACACAGTAGAAAAAGCGAACGACCTGATCAAAGACCTTACAAAAGGGATGGGATCACCATATCATTGGTCTACTAACCAGTCAGTGCCTTTCAAGATCATGTCCCTGGATGACAAAAGCGTCCCGCGGGAAATCAGAAATTGGGCGGCTGCCAACGCCACGCGGCTTTATACCGGCTCTAAAACCTTTGGCGAATGGAGCTATTTTTGCGTCTCGGCAGGGGAAAAGTCCACCGCCGGTTATAGCGTGGGGATAATCGATATTATTAGTGAAGGCAGCGGCAAGCTGAAGGTTTATTACCGGATTGACAACCCGGCGCCCGGGGAGGTGGCGGCGCAGGTAATAACCCATCCGTCTGTCTTAGTCCGCATCCCGGCGACCGGCGCGGCGGTGGAATTTGCGGAAGGATTCCCGCAATGAAAACCAGATTAAATAACAGAATAAAGACCTTACACTGGCAAAGGAGTGTCGATGCATGACCAAAAAGGCTATTATCCTGGGTATCATTATTTCGTTGGTCCTGTACATAAATGCGTATGGTTTTGCGGCAGATGACAGTCAACCTGCAATAGTGCTGGACGGTGCTAAAATAGAGGCCGCCGCTTATATTTGCGGAGGAAATGTTTACCTGCCGTTGCGGGCGGTTGGTGAAGCGCTCGGCTATGAAATACAGTAGTCGGGAGAGGATAAAACGGAAGATCATAATAAACGGCGGCTGGCTAAAAGTCACGTATTAGCCGGATTAAATATAAGTTAAATATAATAAAAGGGAAACGGTAGGCGTTCCGTTTCCCTGATACGTTTATTCCTCTGACATACGCAAACTTTGATAGCCTGTTTACGGTGCTGGATATGTCACCGTAACCTCTTGCTTATCCTGGTCCCAGTCCACCTTAGAGCCCAGGCTTTCCGCGATGAAACGCAAAGGTAACATGGTTCTTCCCGGCGGGATGATAATGGGTGTTACGTTAGGGTTGGCAGGATCGATGAGCATGTATTGACCGTTGATCCGGGCTATGTTCTTATCGATCCAAAGTTCAATCACCTTATCTTTAAGAGATATGGTTACCTTTTCCTCACTATCATTCCAGGTCACCGAGGCCCCAATGGCTTCAGCAATAAACCGAATGGGCAAAACCGTCCGGTTTTCTCTGATCAGAGGAGACGTATCCATGGTCTTTGACTGATCATTCACATAATAAGTTGACTGGCCAATGTATAATTTAATCAAGACTTCCACTGAGCTGTATGTGGTGGCGCTTTCTTCATTGGAGTATTCCGAATCACCGTATGAGTTGTAAGCCAGCACCCGGTAGTAGTACTTAGTGTTATCGGTCAATCCATAATCAGTGTAACTAGTAGTGTTGGCATCTATCGTGGCAACCCGGGTGTAACTCCCGCCCGCTTCTTTACGCTCTACTATAAAATCGGTTTCGTTGCTGGAATTGTCATCCCAGGTTAGCATGATCGAAGTTGAAGACAGTACTGTGGCAGTCAGGTCGGAAGGTGCTGCCGGCACAGTTCCGGTGGTAACATTGACTTCGTTGGAATAGACGGAATTGCCGGATGAATTGTAAGCCAGCACCCGGTAGTAATACTTAGTGTTGCCAGCCAATCCAGAGATTGTGCAAGTAGTAGTGTTGGCATCCACCGTGGCAATCTGGGTGTAACTTCCGCCCGCTTTTTTGCGCTCGATTATAAAACCGGTTTCGTTGCTGGAATTGTCATCCCAGGTTAGTGTGATTATTGTTGAAGACAACACCGTTGCAGTCAGGTCGGAAGGTGCTGCCGGTACTGTCCCGGTGGCAACATTGACTTCGTTGGAATAGGCGGAATTGCCTGATGAATTGTAAGCCAGCACCCGGTAGTAGTATTTGGTGTTGTCAGCCAATCCCGTATCGTTATAGCTGGTTGCATTGGCCCCAACTGTGGCAATCTGGGTGTAACTTCCGCCCGCTATTTTACGCTCGATTTTAAAACCGGATTCGTTGCTGGAATAGTCATTCCAGGTTAAATCAATCCGGGAAGAAGACACTGCCGTAGCGGTCAGGTAGGCTGGTGCCGCCGGAACAGCCCCGGTGGTAGTGGCGCTATATTCATTGGAATAGTCGGAATCGCCGGATGAATTGTAGGCCCGCACCCGGTAGGTGTAGGTAGTATTAGCGGCCAGGCCGGTATCAGAAAATGCGGTGACGTTATCCACCACTGCAATTTCGGTATAACCATTACTCCCTTCAGCACGCTCAATTTTAAATCCTGATTCGTTGTTAGAGTTATCTGTCCAGGTCAGGTTGATCTGGCTCATAGAAACCGCGACCGCCGTCAAGTTGCTTGGTGCCGTGATTTCCGCCGCTTCCACAGAAACCACCCAAGATACGGCGAAGATTAAACAGCACAGCGTAATCGCAAGCAATTTGGATTTCCTCATCTTACCACGCTCCTTTTTCTAAAAAGATATATATTTAGCTTAGATAACACTAACTGATCAGTTATCTGAAATTAAGACGGATATAGTGCTGATAAAGTTCTGTATTTAAGATAAATGGCAATATTTACCGATAATTTCCCGGACGCCTTACCGTAGGAAACGTTTATTCTGTAATATCCCAAGGGGTAGTATATTCTAGTATATTGTGGTTGATTTTGGTGAACCAGTTAGTTCTTTGCACCGTCTAAAATATAAAGGCAGTCCTTCTAGTTTCGGTATGGGTGGCTTGTTCCATTTAATGTTTTCCGTTGCTAGCTTATCGGCTGAGTTGCTCTGCCTGCTCTTGAGCCTGGTCTTGGTCAAAGCCTACGGAAATAATCTTTTTAAATTCCTGTTCGTGGTTTACACAATACCCCTTGGTGTTACGGTTTGTTGCCGGTTTATTGGTATACGCCCTTTTTGCTTATAGGGAGTCACGATAGTGATTTCCGCATAATTAGCAAATTAGTCAACCTTTTAGAACTAGATTATACTCGCCAGAAAATAGCATGGGAGTTATTTTTATATATTTAACGTTACATTTTGGATGCCTGGCCGTCTATATGGTAGACAGGCCGAACAGTAAATTTATATATAAGTTTTTTAAGTTTTCACAATCTGAGATTGTAGTGTTTAAGCAGCATGGAGGGTTTTTGGGGGAGTGTTTTATAATGATGCCAGGAATTGGGCCGGAGCATGTTCTCGGTGTTTCCTTTGAGGAGCTTTACGACCTGCATTTTGATGCTGTAAACAGGTATTTGCGTTACCGGATCAGCAGTTCCTGGGATGCCGACGACCTCACTGCCGCGGTTTTTTTGAAAGCGCTGGAGAATTTCCATAAGTACCGGGGGGATGCTCCTTTCGCGGTATGGCTTTTCCGGATAGCCCATAACGCGTATGTTGATTACCTGCGGGGACGCCGGGAAAGGCCCTTCCCAGAAAGTCAGTTGGTGGTCCCAAACGCCATACAGTCCAGCCCTGAAGAAGAACTGTTGCAGGATGAAGAAGTGAAGCTGTTAAGAGACATGCTGGGGCGGCTTCCCCCGGAACAGCGGGATGTGGTTTCTCTGAGGTATGCCGGGGAATTAAGGTTTGGCCAGATTGCCCAGGTGTTGGGGAAAACGGAACCGGCTGTTCGCATGATTCACTACCGTGCGTTAAAGGCACTGCGAAATGAATATTTCAGCAACAGAGAGGGGGGTGAAAGGATTGCGCGGGAAAATCACTCCATTGAACGCACATTGCAACAAGGGTAAAAACCGGGTTCAGCCGGATATTAAGTCCGGTGGAAGTTCACTGGACGAACTTTTGAACCACATGCGGCGAGTGCGGGAAGCCGTCCCGGTCAACGAGCGGCTGAGAGGAGAGTTGAGGGCGCGGTTGGCCGGGATGCAGGTTGAAGACGGCGCGGACCGGGGACGACCAGCCGCGGCATCAGGCGCGAAGGGTGGAATGCCTTCCTTTTTCCTCGCACGTAGCTTGAGCAGGCGTCCGGGTTTGTTGTGGTTGATCCCGGCAATGCTGCTGCTTGTGATTGTATGCTGGATATGTTGGTTGCTGATGGCGCCAAAATTTTTGGAGGCCGGGCACTCCAGAGAAATAGTACGTTTCTGGCTGGAAAAAAGCCCGCTGGATTTTACCTGCGGAACGCAAGAGCAAGGTTTTATTGCCATAAGGGGTGGGTCCTTGCATCTGCTGGACCAATACGGCAATCAAACTGGCGCGGTTAAGCCTCCCAAAGGTCAGTCCTATACTTCACCCGCCCTGTCCCGGACCGGTGACAAGCTGGCGCTGGTACGGCGTTGCGATACAGGCGGCGAGGAAATTATCACGGCGCTCATGCCGCCGGGCCCGTTGGGCACCGGCGCCGCGCAACAGGTGGAAGTAGCTTTGACGAAAGATGAAGTATTGCTGGCAGCCGGGCAGGAGAAGGACTTTTCCAGCCTGGCCTGGTCGCCCGACGGGCAAACCCTGGCTTATGTCCAGAGTGAACCCGGAGGGCAGAATGAGGTATACTTGCTGGCAAAGGGTAAGGAACCGGTATCCCTGGGTATGGGAAATCATCCCGCATGGTCCCCGGACGGTTCCCGGCTGGTGGTGGAACGGGCTGGAGACAACGGGCAGCCGGAGCTTTGGATAACTGGTCCCGGAGAGAACGGCGCGGTCTTTCTTACGGAAGGGGAACGGCCGGCGTGGGGAGCACAGGGATACCTTGTTTATATCAAGTCTACAACTACCGAACGGGTACTCACCTACAGCCCAGACGGCGCACCACTGTTCACAGTACGGCAGGAGCAGGGGGAAATCAGAACAATCAACCTGGGCCGTAGAGGAGATATTGTGTTTAAACAGCCGGGCCGACGTTCCTGGCCCGGTGACCGGTTGCTATTGGCTCCGGATTCCAGGTCCGGGGCGGAAGAACTGAATTGGCTGCGAAATTTGGAGCTTGAAGGTATACGGGAACCCCGGACATTGTTAATGGGTAAGGCAAATAATTTTCAAAAAATTGGTTTTAGCCCGGAAGGTAAAACCATGCTGGTAGCCCGCCAGGATGGTGGGACGGTGGCGCTGTTACGGGTGGATTTACAGGAAAGATTGACCAGAGGTGAACGGTTATGAGAAAAAACTTTCTATCATTTGGTAATATTTTAATTTGCGCTGTCCTGGCTATGGCAGTTGTATTCGCGGCTTTTCCTTCTTGTGCCGCGGCGGCGGTGGGAATGAAAGTACGGCCCGGCCTGGGCGGTTTGTATAAAACGGATCAGCCCCTGGAGTTGATGGTCACTGTGGAAAACTCGGGTCCGGGGTTTGCCGGCCTGCTCAGGGTAAGACATTATGATGAGCGTATACCTGACGTGTCCCGGTTTATCATTGACGTAAACGTCCCGGCGGATGCCCTGGCGCAATACCGTATGGTGATACCAGGCGAACTGGCCGCGGAGATGCCGGTTGTTGAGCTTGTTTCCGGCGACCTGGTGCTGGCCAAGTCACGGGTGGAAGGCGCGGCGGTGAGTGGCGGCCGGGTTGCCCTGGCCTTAAGTGGGGAGATCATGGGAAGCGGCTTACAGGCATGGCTGTCCAAAAGCACGGACTCTAAAATAAATTTGAAGTACTTGTCGCCTGGAGAATTGCCCGCGGATAGCCTGGTATTGAACGCCGCGGACATCATTATGGTCGATGTCTCCAGCATGACGGCTTTGACTGACGGACAGATCCGGGCGTTGAAAAATTGGGTATACCCAGGCGGCACGCTTGTGCTGTTTGGCGGCGCAGGGGCCGGAGAAGGCGGGGTATTTTCGGAAATTAGCCCGGTCCTGGTTACCAGGAAGAAGATGGTGGGCGGAGAACTGGCCGGCCTGCGTTCAGGCGGGCCGCTGGAAGTGGCCTCCGGTGAGCTAGTGGCCGGAAATGCCCTGGCCGTGGATACCGGCGTCCCGGTGTTGGCCAGCCGCGAGTTGGGGCGCGGGCAGGTGTTTTACTGTGGAGCAGCCTCGCGGGATCTAGGCAGCGAAGCCCAGGGGATCTGGTCGGCTTTGTTTGGCACAACTTCAGACCAGGGCAATGTAACGGGTAAACTCAAACGGTCTTCCCTGCCGCATATAAACATTCAAGACAACCTCACCCAGGCAAGTTCGTATATACCAGGGCTGGCAGGCCCGCCGCTCCCGGTGCTGGCGTTGTTATGGTTAGTCTACGCGGCAATTGTGGGACCACTGCTGTACTTCCTCCTGCGCCGCGCGGACCGGAGGGATTGGGCCTGGGCGCTGGCGCCCGCGGTGGCGCTGGTTGTCGCCGGTTGTTTCTACCTGCTGGCGCCTGGCAACCGGCTGCAGAATTACCTGTCCCAAACACTTGCCATAGTTGAAATATTTACACCAGAGTTGGCCGAGGTACAGGCAGGAGCCTCCGTTGTGGCTTCGAAGGGCGGTGATTTTATCCTCAATGTCGCTGAAAATATGTATGCCTTACCGGCAGGAAACAACGGCGACCCTTCCATTGCGCCCGCCCTGGTCCATCAGGGTGGCGAGAGGATCAGCATCGACTTTAATGGAATCGAATACGGAACTCTAAAAGGGGTTTACGCTTACGGGCTGCAACGGGGTTTTGGCAGCATTGAAGGCAGCATATACCTAAACGGGAGTACTATAGAAGGTGATCTGGTAAATAAAACCGGCCTGGATTTGCGGGACAGCTCACTGCTTTTGGGCGGCCGGGCGGTTAAAATCGGCGAATTTCCCGCCGGGGGAAAGACGCATATTGAAGAAACACTGGAGAGATGGGATGGAATAGTCAGCAGCCCGCAAACGCTCTTGTTCGGGATGAGCGGTGATGACCAGGCGGTGGGTCCGTTTTTCCGTGAACGCCAGATGATATCCAGCGCTGTAAGCCAGGGATACGGCAAACTGGCCGGTATTCAATTTTGGGGGTGGCATGACGGGCCGCCCGGAGTTATTGAAGTGGCCGGCAAACCAGGCTTGAAAGAGGAACACGGGCTGGTTCTGGTAAAACAGGTGATTAACATGGACTTAAAAGGAGAGTTCCACCTTCCAGCCGGTTCTATAATACCCTATTCCGTGGATGATAACGGCAGACTCGGATACGGCGCTGAAGGAAGATTGATGATGACTGGCAGATCGCAGGAACTTATTTATGATCTCAGAGACGCAAAGATCGGGTCGGACTGCCGGATTGACGCCCTGGATTTTCAGACAGTCCAGGGGCAAGTTCCCTACTCGGCGGAAATATATAACCGGCAGCAGGACAAGTGGGAGCCGCTTCCCGGCGAGGGGAGAAAAATTGTCGCCGATGAATTATCGCGGTACTTGGACGACTATAAGGTGAGGGTAAAGTGCACACGAACAGGCGATATATACGAGCCCTATCCGGTATGGCCGGGGCTGGCGGTGGAAGGGGCGTGTCTATTATGATAGAGTTTAACGGGGTAAGCAAAAATTTCGGAGCCGCCAGGGCGCTGGACCAATTCAGCCTGACAGTCCGCGAAGGCCTGGTTTACGGACTGATCGGGCCTAACGGCGCCGGTAAGACCACGGCTATGAGCATCCTGGCCACCCTGCAACTGCCTGACGCGGGCACGGTCACGGTGGACGGCCGGGATGTCGTCAGAGAAGCGGGGGAAGTGCGGGGCAGGATCGGGTATATGCCCGACTTTTTCGGTGTATACGACGATCTGCGGGCTGCCGAGTACTTGGAGTTCTTCGCCGCCGCCTACCACATACCCGCCGGGCGGCGGTCCCGCTTGGCGGCGGGGCTGCTGGAACTGGTCGACCTGCCGGATAAGGCCGGTGTATATGTTGACTCCCTGTCCAGAGGGATGAAACAGCGGCTGGCGTTGGCGCGCTGCCTGGTGCATGACCCGAAGGTGTTGATTTTGGATGAGCCGGCTTCCGGACTTGATCCCAGGGCCAGGGCGGAGATGAAAGAAATTATCAGACACTTAAAACAGATGGATAAAACGGTTTTGATCAGTTCGCACATTTTACCGGAACTTGCGGAGATCTGTGACGAGGTAGCCATTATGGACCAAGGAAAGCTGATTGCCTGCGGCACAGTGGCGGAAATAACCGCCTTCTCCCGCGGCGCCAGGCAGATGAGGATAGAGGTCTTGGACAGGGTGAAGGAACTGGCCGATTACTTGGCCACCCGGCCTGGTGTCAGCGATTCTCACGCGGACGGGCCGACGGTGCAGTTCATTTTCAGCGGGGAACAGGCGGAGCAGGCAGAACTCTTGCAGGTAATAATCACTGCCGGTTGGCCGGTGACTGAATTTGGAGAAGTTAAGCGCAACCTGGAAGAAGCCTTTATGGCCGTAACCGGTGGGGAGGTGGAGAACGATGGCGGAAATTAATCCGGTAATGCTGAAAGAGTTGCGCCAGCGCTTTCGCAATAAAAAAGCGTCATGGCTGCTGGCGCTTTACCTGCTGGTTATCGGCGCTTTTGTTCTGGGTTTCACCTACTTGAATTGGCGTAACGCTCCTGGGTTCTACCAACCCTCCCGGAGCCGGGAAATTTTTATTTTTCTCAGCGTCGCCCAACTGGTCCTGCTGGCTTTCGTCACACCGGGGCTGACCGCCGGTGTGATCAGCGGGGAGCGTGAGCGGCAGACACTAAATGTACTGCTGACCACCCGGCTGACCGCCTGGCAAATCATCTGGAGCAAACTGGTTTCCTCCAGTGCTTTCGTGGCGCTGCTGGTGGCAGCCACCCTGCCTCTTTACAGCATTGTTTTTCTGTACGGCGGCGTCTCGCCTGGGCAGGTGACGGGGGTATTCGGTTTTTACCTGGTGACCATGTTTCTGTTTGGCTGTATCGGTGTGGCCTGCTCAGCTTTTTTTAAAAAAACGGGAGTCAGCACTGTCACGGCGTACGGGCTGACCTTTGCCCTGTCGGCAGGCACTGCGTTGCTATCCATATTCCTAATATTGCTGGACCGTTCCCACCGGATGACGACATCAGCGACGTCGGGCCTTCCCTTGCCCCCTGACTTTACTACCGGAGTGGCGCAGTTTTTACAAGAAACCAACCCTATCTACGTACTGATGGAGATACTCGGGACAAAAGGGATGGAAAAGGGGTTTAATTTCGGCTTGCCGTACTGGGGTGTTTATGCCATTGTATACTTAGTTGCCGGAGCCCTGCTTTTATATTGGAGCGCCCGCCTGCTGTCCCCCCGGAAGAAAGATTGATTTTAATAAAACGGAAAAATGCTAAAGAAACTACTCCCGGTTAATTTTTTATTGATTTACACTATTTTCACTGGATTAACCGGCAAACCCAAGGATGTCCGGGCTGCTGAATAAAGCATATCTTTAATAAATAATTATGAAAAGGAGGAGGTTTTTTGAAAAGGGTTAAAGGAGCAGCCATTGTAGTGCTGGCCGTGGGCATGTTGTTGTCCGCGACCGCCTGGGCGGCGGAAAAAGAGGCGTCGGGCGTGCGGGAAGCGCAAGGCGGTGTGGAAACTCTAGAGTTGAAAGACGGGGCTGCCAAACAGCCGGTTGTAAAGACGGCGTTGAATGAGTCGCAGCGGCAGGCGCTGGAAAAAATCTATCAAATCGTGCCCGAACTAAAGGAACTCTCTGTAAAAGGCGTGAGTGACGAGGGGGATTCCACTTGGGAAGTATTTTTGAGCGACAGCGCCGGGGATGCGGCGCCTATGCATACTTTCGCCAGACTTGCTTTTGAAACTGATACGGGGGAATTGATCATGTTCGATATCCAAAACCCGGATTGGGCTTCCGCTGAGCTTCCGGCTTCCGGACTGGCCAAGGAAAAGGCGGCTGATTTCGCCCGGCGGGTTCTGGGAGACAAAATGAAGGACTATCAGATGAACAATCAGATAAGCTACAGCGGCGGAGGTTCACAGGACGACAAAGGGAACAAGATAACGTGGGCCTCGGCGAATGTGCAGTTTGAGCGTCTGATCAACGGCATACCCTTTCTGAACAGTGGCATTCGGGTGGGTGTCGACGCTGCCGGGCATGTTACCGAATATTATACTGAAGGATATTTCAAGAGAAATGACAAAGACAGCATTAAGGACGGCGAGCCGGATCCGGCGGTGTTCCCCGATCCCGCGCTGGCGGTGACGAAGCAAGCGGCGGAAGAGGTTTATGCCGATCTGCTGAAAATGAAGCTTAACTACGTAGAGCGGCAGCCTCTGCGGTATCTTAAGCCGGGCGAAGAAGAGGTCGAAACCCGGCCGGTTTTGGAATATATTCCTACTACGTATGCGTTCATAGACGCTGTAACAGGGAAGCCGCTGGATGAATCTCAGGAGCAGCAGTCGACCAGCCTGATCAGCCTGGCTGGAGAGGGCAAGAAACTGGTCGCCGGGACTCCTGAAGAAGCAGCCGCTCTACTTGCCGCTGAAACCG
This genomic interval carries:
- a CDS encoding YcdB/YcdC domain-containing protein, which produces MKRVKGAAIVVLAVGMLLSATAWAAEKEASGVREAQGGVETLELKDGAAKQPVVKTALNESQRQALEKIYQIVPELKELSVKGVSDEGDSTWEVFLSDSAGDAAPMHTFARLAFETDTGELIMFDIQNPDWASAELPASGLAKEKAADFARRVLGDKMKDYQMNNQISYSGGGSQDDKGNKITWASANVQFERLINGIPFLNSGIRVGVDAAGHVTEYYTEGYFKRNDKDSIKDGEPDPAVFPDPALAVTKQAAEEVYADLLKMKLNYVERQPLRYLKPGEEEVETRPVLEYIPTTYAFIDAVTGKPLDESQEQQSTSLISLAGEGKKLVAGTPEEAAALLAAETGIDISGMKLMREDEMEDHLKSGIKVKEYSWRSEPQTGNKDVPDYNTMRYLDLNMLADTGQIIGFSLYDESGRGKKATISRETAQETAIQFVQKYLEQGTAELEMCVYSTQETIPNWVDMNKLKDNGVRPAFHFTFTYTHQGVPVSDRLYSVTVDGITGRVRAYYNGNSSSPVTLPDSKNIVTAEAAKAEFLKSLPLRLVYVWPEFFDQKAPKPLLVYMPDYSYGGQYIDALTGKTMTLETK
- a CDS encoding RNA polymerase sigma factor; amino-acid sequence: MMPGIGPEHVLGVSFEELYDLHFDAVNRYLRYRISSSWDADDLTAAVFLKALENFHKYRGDAPFAVWLFRIAHNAYVDYLRGRRERPFPESQLVVPNAIQSSPEEELLQDEEVKLLRDMLGRLPPEQRDVVSLRYAGELRFGQIAQVLGKTEPAVRMIHYRALKALRNEYFSNREGGERIARENHSIERTLQQG
- a CDS encoding ABC transporter permease → MAEINPVMLKELRQRFRNKKASWLLALYLLVIGAFVLGFTYLNWRNAPGFYQPSRSREIFIFLSVAQLVLLAFVTPGLTAGVISGERERQTLNVLLTTRLTAWQIIWSKLVSSSAFVALLVAATLPLYSIVFLYGGVSPGQVTGVFGFYLVTMFLFGCIGVACSAFFKKTGVSTVTAYGLTFALSAGTALLSIFLILLDRSHRMTTSATSGLPLPPDFTTGVAQFLQETNPIYVLMEILGTKGMEKGFNFGLPYWGVYAIVYLVAGALLLYWSARLLSPRKKD
- a CDS encoding TolB family protein yields the protein MRGKITPLNAHCNKGKNRVQPDIKSGGSSLDELLNHMRRVREAVPVNERLRGELRARLAGMQVEDGADRGRPAAASGAKGGMPSFFLARSLSRRPGLLWLIPAMLLLVIVCWICWLLMAPKFLEAGHSREIVRFWLEKSPLDFTCGTQEQGFIAIRGGSLHLLDQYGNQTGAVKPPKGQSYTSPALSRTGDKLALVRRCDTGGEEIITALMPPGPLGTGAAQQVEVALTKDEVLLAAGQEKDFSSLAWSPDGQTLAYVQSEPGGQNEVYLLAKGKEPVSLGMGNHPAWSPDGSRLVVERAGDNGQPELWITGPGENGAVFLTEGERPAWGAQGYLVYIKSTTTERVLTYSPDGAPLFTVRQEQGEIRTINLGRRGDIVFKQPGRRSWPGDRLLLAPDSRSGAEELNWLRNLELEGIREPRTLLMGKANNFQKIGFSPEGKTMLVARQDGGTVALLRVDLQERLTRGERL
- a CDS encoding fibronectin type III domain-containing protein, encoding MRKSKLLAITLCCLIFAVSWVVSVEAAEITAPSNLTAVAVSMSQINLTWTDNSNNESGFKIERAEGSNGYTEIAVVDNVTAFSDTGLAANTTYTYRVRAYNSSGDSDYSNEYSATTTGAVPAAPAYLTATAVSSSRIDLTWNDYSSNESGFKIERKIAGGSYTQIATVGANATSYNDTGLADNTKYYYRVLAYNSSGNSAYSNEVNVATGTVPAAPSDLTATVLSSTIITLTWDDNSSNETGFIIERKKAGGSYTQIATVDANTTTCTISGLAGNTKYYYRVLAYNSSGNSVYSNEVNVTTGTVPAAPSDLTATVLSSTSIMLTWDDNSSNETDFIVERKEAGGSYTRVATIDANTTSYTDYGLTDNTKYYYRVLAYNSYGDSEYSNEESATTYSSVEVLIKLYIGQSTYYVNDQSKTMDTSPLIRENRTVLPIRFIAEAIGASVTWNDSEEKVTISLKDKVIELWIDKNIARINGQYMLIDPANPNVTPIIIPPGRTMLPLRFIAESLGSKVDWDQDKQEVTVTYPAP
- a CDS encoding ABC transporter ATP-binding protein produces the protein MIEFNGVSKNFGAARALDQFSLTVREGLVYGLIGPNGAGKTTAMSILATLQLPDAGTVTVDGRDVVREAGEVRGRIGYMPDFFGVYDDLRAAEYLEFFAAAYHIPAGRRSRLAAGLLELVDLPDKAGVYVDSLSRGMKQRLALARCLVHDPKVLILDEPASGLDPRARAEMKEIIRHLKQMDKTVLISSHILPELAEICDEVAIMDQGKLIACGTVAEITAFSRGARQMRIEVLDRVKELADYLATRPGVSDSHADGPTVQFIFSGEQAEQAELLQVIITAGWPVTEFGEVKRNLEEAFMAVTGGEVENDGGN